One Oryza brachyantha chromosome 3, ObraRS2, whole genome shotgun sequence DNA segment encodes these proteins:
- the LOC102721624 gene encoding major facilitator superfamily domain-containing protein 12-like has product MADAKGDEVLAETQMPLGRWPILSYGVGHMLNDITSACWFTYLLLFLQEIGLAPRDAAIVMLSGQAADGLMTILAGEMIDRFGHFKLWHIGGSVLVGISFSSVFGGCLLCTILGTDSYLVRTVGYSFFAAVFNIGWAATQVSHMSMVNCMTLNSTSRVALASCRNAFTMVANLGLYGIALTVFALVSAKACSDIVLQYRWIAYVSIFVGCCFLVVFYAGTKEPTLQSGTDCKKSSRISWGYWFKKTLYYQVALLYMLARLITNVSQSLIAFYVTRDLRMNEYSKAIIPAIIFCCSFLVSVVLQEIKWNSRRLKSLLTIGAILWVISGVAVFVLPSQRNNLMYPLAMVIGAANALVMVTTIGLESSLVGDDLNGSAFVYGSLSFLDKMSCGIALFVLESYEESISCGETRGLNTVSRYGTGLIPSCFAVVALIVTSTLKLQDTPTRRPHSSAALEAPLLV; this is encoded by the exons ATGGCTGACGCGAAGGGCGACGAGGTGCTGGCAGAGACACAGATGCCTCTGGGACGGTGGCCGATCCTGTCCTACGGTGTCGGCCACATGCTTAATGACATCACTTCTGCTTGCTGGTTCACTTACCTGCTGCTCTTCTTGCAAGAAATCGGGCTTGCTCCAAG GGATGCAGCTATTGTGATGCTTTCTGGTCAGGCTGCAGATGGCCTAATGACGATTCTTGCGGGAGAGATG ATTGATCGATTTGGCCACTTCAAGCTGTGGCACATCGGAGGATCAGTCCTGGTCGGCATCTCCTTCTCCTCTGTCTTCGGTGGATGCCTGCTCTGCACCATTCTGGGTACCGATTCCTACCTTGTGAGGACCGTCGGTTACAGCTTCTTTGCTGCCGTCTTCAACATCGGCTGGGCGGCCACACAAGTTTCACACAT gTCAATGGTGAACTGCATGACACTGAATTCCACAAGCCGGGTAGCATTAGCTAGCTGCAGAAATGCGTTCACTATG GTGGCAAATCTTGGTTTATATGGGATCGCGTTAACTGTATTTGCTTTAGTGAGCGCAAAGGCATGCTCAGACATTGTTCTTCAG TACCGGTGGATAGCGTACGTGTCAATTTTTGTGGGATGCTGCTTTCTGGTGGTGTTCTATGCTGGAACAAAGGAGCCAAC GTTGCAGTCGGGAACTGACTGCAAGAAATCGTCTCGGATTTCCTGGGGCTACTGGTTCAAGAAGACCTTGTACTACCAAGTTGCTCTACTGTATATGCTTGCAAGATTGATCACAAATGTTTCTCAG TCGCTCATCGCGTTCTATGTCACCAGAGACCTGAGAATGAACGAATACTCGAAAGCAATT ATACCAGCCATCATATTCTGCTGCAGCTTCTTGGTGTCCGTTGTTCTCCAG GAGATAAAGTGGAACAGCCGGCGCCTGAAGTCTTTGCTCACAATCGGAGCAATACTCTGGGTGATCTCTGGAGTCGCCGTCTTCGTCCTCCCGAGCCAGAGGAACAACCTCATGTACCCTCTTGCCATGGTCATCGGAGCTGCAAACGCTCTCGTCATG GTCACCACGATTGGGCTGGAGAGCTCGCTAGTAGGAGACGACCTGAACGGCAGCGCCTTCGTCTACGGCTCGCTGAGCTTCTTGGACAAGATGTCGTGCGGAATCGCCTTGTTCGTCCTTGAATCCTACGAAG AGTCCATTAGTTGTGGTGAGACGAGGGGCCTGAACACGGTGAGCAGATACGGGACAGGTCTGATTCCCTCGTgcttcgccgtcgtcgccctgaTTGTCACCTCTACACTGAAGCTCCAGGACACCCCAACCCGGAGACCACATTCCTCCGCCGCATTGGAAGCTCCGCTCCTCGTCTGA
- the LOC102721907 gene encoding ABA-inducible protein PHV A1-like — MAIVSRSRRLAAPMVAAVVLLLLFAVAATAGVATKTDAGAGTDAASNKGDESWTEWAKDKITEGLGLKHGVHDVDEEEAARKAGHAAKSARESAQHTASEAGRQTSKKAGDAKEAAEATASGASSKAEHAKDKTKEAVKGAAGEASKRAEQAKHKTKEAAEAAGERGAEVHEQSKQGKAKVEETAKEKAGEGYEAAKDKAGKAQETLRQSTDAVRDKAGKAHETLRQSTDAAAEKAGAAKDAAWEKAGSAKDTASQKAASAKDAAWEKAEAAGEKARQSKEAAKGTASEKAGAAKDAAWEKAEAAKDTAWETAEAAKGKANEGYEKVKEKARETADAAKEKIEEVKERVTGADTDAKEKHHRHDDGKHKKPRTVDEL; from the exons aTGGCGATCGTGTCGCGGTCTAGGAGGCTTGCGGCGccgatggtggcggcggtggtgctgctgctgctgtttgcggtggcggcgacggccggcgtgGCGACGAAgacggacgccggcgccggcacggaCGCGGCGAGTAATAAGGGGGATGAGTCGTGGACGGAGTGGGCCAAGGACAAGATCACCGAGGGGCTGGGGCTGAAGCACGGTGTCCACGacgtcgacgaggaggaggccgcgcgCAAGGCTGGCCACGCTGCCAAGTCCGCGCGCGAGTCTGCCCAGCACACCGCCTCCG AGGCAGGGAGGCAGACGAGCAAGAAGGCCGGGGACGccaaggaggcggcggaggcaacCGCGTCGGGCGCGTCGAGCAAGGCGGAGCATGCCAAGGACAAGACGAAGGAGGCGGTGaagggcgccgccggcgaggcgtcCAAGAGAGCGGAGCAGGCCAAGCACAAGACCAAggaggcggccgaggcggccggcgagagGGGCGCCGAGGTGCACGAGCAGTCGAAGCAGGGCAAGGCCAAGGTCGAGGAGACGGCCAAGGAGAAGGCCGGCGAGGGGTACGAAGCCGCCAAGGACAAGGCCGGCAAGGCACAGGAGACGCTGCGGCAGTCCACCGACGCCGTCAGGGACAAGGCCGGCAAGGCGCACGAGACGCTGAGGCAGtccaccgacgccgccgcggagaaggccggggcggcgaaggACGCGGCATGggagaaggccggctcggccaAGGACACCGCCTCACAGAAGGCCGCCTCGGCGAAGGACGCGGCCTGGGagaaggcggaggcggccggcgagaaGGCCCGCCAGTCCAAGGAGGCGGCGAAAGGGACGGCCAGCGAGAAggcgggagcggcgaaggACGCCGCGTGGGAGAAGGCGGAGGCCGCGAAGGACACCGCGTGggagacggcggaggcggccaagGGGAAGGCGAACGAGGGGTACGAGAAGGTGAAGGAGAAGGCGAGGGAGACGGCCGACGCGGCCAAGGAGAAGATCGAGGAGGTCAAGGAGCGCGTCACCGGCGCCGACACCGACGCCAAGGAGAAGCATCACCgccacgacgacggcaagCACAAGAAGCCCCGGACGGTCGACGAGCTCtaa
- the LOC102722470 gene encoding uncharacterized protein LOC102722470, whose amino-acid sequence MAACLPSLSPPPPPPAAAAVPAASTLAGNLTSSLLSLPPPRPRLAAAHRRAVVAAASSRPPPPPSREGGDAGDEEEEVETAMGMDGGIPGTSGEFLRRVSSRAYGMRRHLMESLDSLAYDVLETNPWREDSKPVYVLARRDNHLWTMKTRRTRSEVERELGMLFSKGGGSGVGTKSKYSGSKFNMLVEDIREGILVFEDEDDAVKYCDLLQGGGQGCEGIAEIEASSVFNICHKMKALAVLFRRGTTPPLPQSLERDLRARKRSLED is encoded by the exons ATGGCAGCTTGCTTGCCgtccctctcgccgccgccgccgccgcctgcggcggcggcggtgccggcggcgagcacgctGGCCGGGAACCTAACCTCCTCGCTCCTCTCCCTGCCCCCGCCGCggccccgcctcgccgccgcgcaccgcAGGGCGGTCGTGGCCGCGGCCTCGTCCcggcccccgcccccgccatcgcgggagggaggtgatgcgggcgacgaggaggaggaggtggagacggCGATGGGGATGGACGGCGGCATCCCCGGGACCTCCGGCGAGTTCCTGCGCCGCGTCTCGTCGCGCGCGTACGGCATGCGTCGCCACCTCATGGAGTCGCTCGATTCCCTCGCCTATGATG TGTTGGAAACGAACCCATGGAGAGAAGACTCCAAACCGGTCTATGTACTGGCTAGAAGAGACAATCATCTATGGACAATGAAAACTCGCAGGACTCGTAG TGAAGTTGAAAGGGAACTTGGAATGCTATTCTCAAAGGGTGGGGGTTCAGGAGTTGGGACTAAATCAAAGTATTCTGGTTCCAAGTTTAACATGCTTGTTGAAGATATCAGAGAGGGAATACTT GTATTTGAAGATGAGGATGATGCTGTAAAATACTGTGACCTTCTCCAGGGTGGTGGCCAAGGTTGTGAGGGAATTGCAGAAATAGAGGCTTCATCT GTTTTCAACATCTGCCATAAAATGAAAGCTCTTGCTGTCCTTTTCCGTCGTGGTACGACCCCTCCATTGCCTCAAAGCCTTGAGCGCGACTTAAGGGCAAGAAAGAGATCATTGGAAGACTAG
- the LOC102722193 gene encoding uncharacterized protein LOC102722193, whose product MSLLSASSSHHAIHPGSRSMQCICTRVTPLRSGGERSRSRSRTRSRKALTTCALKTPSYGNKSKEKINPRDLFTFSYKFNTDIPMTETPGASIDEYLQNRPRIVGAVFPDKRMRTKLSDEEWSVRLLPIQFLFLSASPVIVMRFVSKSGGKEYPPNVPVKASSILLMEVTDYKLNGLDSNAMPSHLALTVRGTLYPRPEGRKSLTGHVEMTVGFNLPPVLALVPEGVIRGVGETVLRQLAEQMKQDFDNGLAADFKRYRREKLTEKKTTP is encoded by the exons atgtCATTGCTAAGTGCCAGTTCATCCCATCATGCCATTCATCCAG GTAGTAGGAGCATGCAGTGCATCTGCACCAGGGTGACACCACTCAGATCAGGAGGGGAGAGATCGAGATCGAGATCAAGAACAAGATCAAGAAAGGCACTCACCACATGTGCTCTCAAGACTCCTTCCTACGGCAACAAGTCGAAGGAGAAGATCAATCCAAGAGATTTGTTCACCTTCTCCTACAAGTTCAACACTGACATCCCCATGACAGAGACTCCAGGG GCATCCATTGATGAGTATCTTCAGAACAGGCCCAGGATTGTTGGAGCCGTGTTCCCTGATAAGCGCATGAGAACCAAGCTGAGTGAT GAAGAATGGAGCGTGAGGCTTCTCCCCATCCAGTTCCTCTTCCTGTCGGCGTCTCCGGTGATCGTGATGCGCTTCGTCAGCAAGTCCGGCGGCAAGGAGTACCCGCCCAACGTCCCGGTCAAGGCCTCCAGCATCCTCCTCATGGAAGTG ACGGACTACAAGCTGAACGGGCTGGACAGCAACGCCATGCCGTCGCACCTCGCCCTGACCGTCCGCGGCACGCTGTACCCGCGgccggaggggaggaagagccTGACGGGCCACGTCGAGATGACCGTCGGGTTCAACCTGCCGCCGGTGCTCGCGCTCGTGCCGGAGGGCGTCATCAGAGGCGTCGGCGAGACG GTGCTGAGGCAGCTAGCAGAGCAGATGAAGCAGGACTTCGACAATGGCCTGGCAGCAGATTTCAAGAGGTACAGGAGGGAGAAGCTAACTGAAAAGAAGACCACACCTTGA